The proteins below are encoded in one region of Belonocnema kinseyi isolate 2016_QV_RU_SX_M_011 chromosome 5, B_treatae_v1, whole genome shotgun sequence:
- the LOC117173563 gene encoding zinc finger BED domain-containing protein 1-like: MDQLKDVAEVLKPLEAITSEWSAEKYVTLSKVIPMINGLTEQLQTLEPNTAMGKQLKIVMLAEISKRFGQVEKVPMFAIATLLDPRFKKIDFKSSIDCSQAVNFVKNALLQQHQPFPESSDVLEPTEIIPGEQSESL, translated from the coding sequence ATGGACCAACTGAAAGATGTTGCTGAAGTTTTGAAGCCTTTGGAGGCAATCACGAGCGAATGGTCGGCAGAAAAATACGTCACTCTGAGCAAAGTGATTCCTATGATTAACGGTTTGACTGAACAGCTGCAGACATTGGAACCAAACACTGCAATGGGAAAGCAACTAAAAATTGTTATGTTGGCCGAAATAAGTAAAAGATTTGGTCAGGTGGAAAAGGTGCCAATGTTCGCTATTGCAACTCTTCTGGACCCGAGATTCAAAAAAATCGACTTCAAGAGCTCAATTGATTGTTCACAAGCTGTCAACTTCGTAAAAAACGCATTGCTGCAACAACATCAGCCATTCCCTGAGTCTTCTGACGTGCTAGAACCTACTGAAATTATTCCAGGTGAGCAATCTGAATCTTTGTAG